Within Paenibacillus albicereus, the genomic segment TACGCGGTGCCGCATGCTGTGTGCGCTTTCCTTGCCAAGCAGATGATGAACGGTTCCGGCCTCAAGACGGTGACGACGCTGCACGGGACCGACATCACGGTGCTCGCCCAGGACGAGTCGCTCAAGAGCCTGATCCGACTCGCTATCAACGAAAGCGACGCCGTGACCGCCGTATCCAAGGATCTCATCCGCGAGACGCGCGAGCTCATGGACATTACGCGCGACATCGACCTGACCTACAATTTCGTCGACAAGCGCGTCTACTATCCGCGCAACACCGGCACGATGCGGAGCGATTACGCGCTGCCGCAGGAGAAGATCCTCATGCATATCTCCAACTTCCGTCCGGTCAAGCGCGTCAGCGACGTCATCGATATCTTCCGGCGGGTCAACGAACATGTTCCATCGAAGTTGCTTTTGGTCGGAGAAGGGCCTGAACTGTCGCGAATTCAGTTTCAGATTCAGGAAATGGGCCTGGAGAGCCGCGTGCACTTCCTCGGCAAGCAGGAGGACGTGGCGCAGATCATCTCGCTGGCCGACCTGCTGCTGCTGCCCTCCGAAAAGGAAAGCTTCGGCCTCGTCGCCCTCGAGGCGATGGGCTGCGGCGTCCCGACGATCGGCTCCAACGCAGGCGGCATCCCCGAGCTCGTGGCGCATGAGCAGACCGGCTTCCTGTCGGCTGTCGGAGACACGGCCGACATGGCCCGCAATGCCGTCCGCCTGCTGACGAACGAGGCGATGTACGAGCAGTTCCGCGAGGCGTGCATCAAGCGCTCCTGCGAGGAGTTCTGCAACGACCGGATCACGCTTGAATACGAGAAAATCTACTATCGCGTGCTCGGGCTCGAGACGGAGCTGCCCGTGCCGACATGCCGCGGATGAGCGGCGTCAGCCGCCTCGACCCGCAGATGCAAGCGGCGCTGCCGGTGCTGCTTCGGCTCGAGGAGGCCTGCTACGAGGGCGTTTTTGTCGGCGGCTGCGTGCGAGACCTGCTGCTCGGCCTGCCGCTGCATGACGTGGACATCGCTTCCTCGGCGACGCCGGCGGAAGCGATGGAGCTTTTTCCCGATGCGATCCCGACGGGGCTGCAGCATGGGACGGTGACGGTGCGGCATGGCGGGAGGCTCTACGAGCTGACGACCTACCGCACGGACGGCGAGTACGCGGACTCGAGGCGTCCGGACAAGGTCGAGTTCGTACGGAGTCTGGAGCAGGACCTGCAAAGGCGGGACTTCACCGTGAATGCGATGGCGATGGACCGCAGCGGCAGGCTGATCGATCCGTTCGGCGGCCAAGCGGATTTGCAGCGAAAGACGCTGCGCGCGGTCGGGACAGCCGGGGAGCGCTTCGCCGAGGACGCGCTGCGACTCGTGCGCGGCATCCGCTTCGCCTCCGTCTACGGCTTGAGCTTTGCTCCGTCCGCTTGGCGCGGACTGATCGCAAGCCGCGAAGGATTGCGGCAAATCGCGATGGAGCGGATCGGCGCCGAGCTGGACAAGCTGCTCGCCGGAGGCGGGCTTGCCCGCGGCGCGGCGCTGCTTGCCGCGTCGGGGCTGGCGTCGCGCTTCAAGGAGCCGCTGCCAAGCCTCGCAGGCGCGGCGGCCGCATGCTCCGCGCGCGGCGGCGCGCTGGCTGCCTCTATGCAGGCAGCTAGCCGGCTGCAGCGGCCGGACGACGGTTGGGCGGCGCTGCATCTGCTGTTGAAGCAGACGCCGGAGCAGGCGCGGCAAAGCTTCGCGACGCTGCGGTTCAGCACGGCCAGGCAGGAGCGGCTGGCCGCCGTTCTTTCAGTCCACGGCGGACTGCTGCGGCTCGACGGGGCCGCCGGACGGGTCGAGATGGCGAGGCTGGTACTGGAGCTCGGCGAGGACGCGGTCCGCCATGGACTCTCGTTTCTCGCAGAGGCGGAGAAGACGGGGCTCGCGCCGCATTTGTTTGCCGGCGGCGAGGCGCCCTCGACCGGCCGCTTGATCGGCTGGCTGGAGGAGCTGCCGGCTCGCTCGCTCAAGGAGCTGGCGATCGACGGCCGCCGGCTGCAGCATGAGCTCGGCCGCCGGCCCGGACCCTGGATGGGCCTGCTGCTGAAGCGGCTGCTGGAAGCGGTCATGCTCGGCGAGGTGCCGAATGAGGCGGAGGCGCTGGCGATGCTGGCCGCTTCCTGGATGGAAGGAGAGTAAGGGACATGGATTTGGACAGGCTGCTGGAGCTGTTCGAGGAATCGGCCGGCCGGTTCCGCTCGGGCGAGGAAGTGAGCCGCGAGCTCGGCGTCAGCCGGACCGCGGTGTGGAAGGGCATCCGCCGGCTGCAGGAGCAAGGCGTGGAGTTCGAGGCTTCGCGGAAGCTCGGCTATCGGCTCGTCGGACGGCCCGAGGCGCTGGATGCCGAGTCGATCGGCGCGCTGCTGCGCACCGAGAGCTTCGGCCGCCGGCTCGTCGTGCTGGACAAGGTCGATTCGACGCAGAACGTCGCCCAGCAGCTCGCGCTGCAAGGAGCGGAGGAGGGCACGCTCGTCATCGCCGAGCAGCAGCTGAGCGGGCGCGGGCGCATGGGACGCGGCTGGGTGTCGCCCTATGGCAAAGGACTCTGGATGAGCCTCGTGCTGCGGCCTCAGCTGCCGGTCGGCAGCGCGCCCCAGCTGACGCTGCTGACGGCGGTCGCGCTCTGCCGGGCGCTGCGCGGCGAGACCGGGCTCGACATCGGCATCAAGTGGCCCAACGATCTGCTCGTCGGCGGCCGCAAGCTGAGCGGCATCCTGCTGGAGTCGGCCGCCGAGGACGAGCGGCTGCGGCATGTCGTGGCCGGCATCGGCATCAGCGTCAACCTGAGCGAGGCCGACTACCCGCCGGAGCTGCTGGACAAGGCCGTCTCGCTGCGGATGGCCGCCGGCCGCATGTTTTCGCGCGGCGAGCTGGCGGCGGCGTTCCTGCTCGAATGGGAGCGGCTTTATCGGCTTTATGTGGAGGAAGGCTTCGGTCCGGTGCGTTTGCTTTGGGAGGCGCTCTCGGTGTCGCTTCATCGGGAGATGTCGCTGCGGACGCCGCAAGGAGAGCTGGTCGCCACTCCGCTCGGACTCCATGAATCCGGAGCGCTCCTGGTCCGGCTGCCGGACGGAACGGAACGGACGCTGTTTTCGGCCGAGATGGGGGAACCGGTCGGAACGTAGCCCTGCAAGCGCCTTCGTCCCCCTCGTTTACGGGTGAAGCCCGATCTGCTATACTGGGGGGGACCGGGCGGTATCAGCGGCCGATAGGCCGGAACCGCACTGGCGCAGCCTGGCAGACGGCTCCACAGTCTGCTGTTTCATAAGAGGCATGGACACGGAGGCGAGGACTCGGCGCGCGGAGCCGCATGGCGGACCGGGACGGCGAGAGGAGCGCAGCCGGCAGGACATCCTTTTTCGGGCTGGACTTTTTAGCGGAGGCTAAAAGGTTTTTTTGTGTTCACACTAAGCCAAGAGGTAGCGCCGAAAGGGGAAAACGAACATGAAACAAGCGTTGACGGTAACCAAGCTGCAGCGGATGAAAAAGGAGGGCGTGCCGATCACGATGCTGACGGCGTACGATTATCCTTCCGCCAAGCTGGCCGAGGAAGCGGGAGTCGATACGATTCTGGTCGGCGACTCGCTGGGCAATGTCGTGCTCGGCTATGACACGACCGTGCCGGTCACGCTGGAGGATATGATTTATCATGCGCGATCCGTCGCCCGCGGGGCGGCGAATACGTTCCGCATCGTCGATATGCCGTTCATGACGGCGCGCGTCAGCCGCGAGCTGACGCTGCAGGGCGCGGCGCGGCTCATGCAGGAAGGGCATGCCCATTCGGTCAAGATCGAAGGGGGAGCCGAGGTGGCGGAGCAGGTCAAGGCCTGCGTCGATGCCGGCATCCCCGTCATCGGCCACATCGGATTGACGCCGCAGTCGGTCCATCAGATGGGCGGCTACAAGATCCAAGGCAAGCTCGAGGCCGAGGCGGCCCGGCTGCTGGACGACGCGCTGGCGCTGCAGCAGGCCGGCGCCTATGCCGTCGTCCTGGAGCTCGTGCTCGGGCCGCTTGCCGACGACATCTCGAGCAAGCTGGACATTCCGACGATCGGCATCGGCGCCGGCGCGGGCTGCGACGGCCAGGTTCTGGTCTATCACGACGTCATTCAATATGCTTCACCCTATACGCCCAAGAAGTTCGTCAAGACGTATGCCGATGTCGGCTCGCAGATTCGCGAGGCGCTGGGCGGCTACGTCGAGGACGTCAAGGCCCGCCGCTTCCCGGCGGAGGAGCACACGTTCGGCATCGCCGCGGCGCAGCCGGCGGCCGTATACGGAGGCGGCTCCAAATGAGCGTGCTGACGCAAGCGAAGCCGAAGACGCCGATCGTCGCGCGCACGGTCGCCGAGCTGAAAGGGCTGCTGCGCGAGCGCCGCGAGCAAGCGCCGGGCCTGCAGACGGGCCTCGTGCCGACGATGGGCTATCTGCATGACGGACATGGCAGCCTCATTCGACGCAGCGCCGCCGAGAACGGTCTGACGGTGCTGTCGATCTTCGTCAATCCGCTGCAGTTCGGACCGACGGAGGACCTCGACCGGTATCCGCGTGACGAAGCTCGCGATCTGGAGGTCGCGCGCCGCGAAGGAGCGGATATCGTCTTCCTGCCGAGCGTCGAGGAAATGTACCCGAGGCGTCCGCGGACGAGGGTGCTTGTCAGCGGCGTGACGGAGGCGCTGTGCGGCGCTTCCCGCCCGGGCCACTTCGACGGCGTCGGCACCGTCGTCGCCAAGCTGTTCCACCTCGTCGCGCCGACCAGGGCCTATTTCGGCCTCAAGGACGCGCAGCAGGTGGCCGTCGTGCGGCAGATGGCCGACGATCTCAATTTCGACGTCGAGATCGTGCCTTGCCCGACGCTCCGCGAGCGGGACGGGCTTGCGCTGAGCTCGCGCAACGTGTACCTGTCGCCCGAGCAGCGCGCGGAAGCCCTCGTGCTGTCGCGGACGCTGAGCAAGGCGAAGGAGTGGGCGGAGGAGCCCGGGATGACCGCAGGCGAGCTGCAGCGCCGCGCGCGGGAAGAGATCGCCCGCTCCCCGCTGGCGGACATCGACTACGCCGAGCTGCGCCTGTATCCGTCGCTGGAGGCCATCCCTTCGGAGCGGCAGCTGAGCGGCGTGCTCTTGCAGTCGGAGGCGCTGCTGGCGCTCGCCGTCAAGTTCGGCGGCACCCGCCTCATCGACAACGCGATATTTCCCAAGAAGGGAGCCTGAATACGATGCAGCGCATCATGATGAAGTCCAAGCTCCACCGAGCCACCGTGACGGAAGCGAACCTGAACTACGTCGGCAGCATCACGATCGACGAGGACCTGATGGACGCGGCCGATCTGTGGGCCAACGAAAAGGTTCAGATCGTCAACAACAACAACGGCGCTCGCCTGGAGACCTATATCATCCCCGGACCGCGCGCAAGCGGGGTCATCTGCCTGAACGGCGCCGCAGCCCGGCTCGTGCAGCCCGGCGACAAGATCATCATCATCTCCTACGCCTCGATGGAGGAGGCGGAAGCGCGGACGTATCGCCCGCGGGTCGTCATTCTCGACGAACGCAACCAGCCGGCCGAAGTGATGGATCATGAGGTGCATGCCGTCATTCGGTAAGCGCGCTTCCTGATGCGTCCGCTCCAGGGAACTGCCGCCGCCGGGTATAGGGGGGATGGATCGGAAGCAAAATGAGGGTACGGCTTCAAGAGCCGGGCACTTATGACGATTCCTTTCCCCTCATTCCATAGCCGAAGGCGGTGTGAACGGATGTTTGAGCCGATGTTTGCCGTCATGAACGAAATGCTGGACGACATCATGCTTCGCTGTCCCGGCTGCAGTCCGGACGAACGCGAGCAGCTGCTGAAGCAGCTGATCCACCTTCGCTCGGCAAGCGATCAATTCATCGAAGAATGGCTGGCGTTCGAGGAAAAGCTGGCGGATTTCCAGGATGCCTATCCGCAAGAAGCGGCGGCGGCGGGCTTCCACGGTCCGGCCGGCCTTCCGCGAGACGCCGCGCCGCAGTCCGGTCGCAACGGCCGCAGCCGCGGCGGCGCTCACGAGCCGACGTCCCGCTTGGGCAAAGCCAAGCTGCCGCTCATGCAGGAGCCGCCGGAGCTTGGCGGCTCGCCTGCGTACGGAGGAGGCGGATATCCCCCGACCGCCTGGGGACATGCGGCGGCGGATGCGCCCCGTCCGGCCACGGACGAGGAGATCGCCGCCTGCGTCGCCAAAGGCCAAGGCTATTTCAACCTGTTCATGTTCCCGCAGGCGATCGGCCAGTTCCAGGAAGCGGTGTGGCTCGCGCCGGAATTCAATCTGGCGCGGCTGTACCTGGCGATGTCGCTCATGCACACGAAGCAGTGGAGCGATGCCGAGCTGCACTTCAAGCTGCTCGCCACGCTGTCGGAGCATCCGCGCTGGCAGGCGATCAGCTTCAACGCCCTCGGCTGCATCCAGGCGGTGCGGCTGAACATGGAGCTTGCGGAGCGGCTGTTCCGCCAGGCACTCAAGATGGATCCGAGCTTCGAGGATCCCGCTATCAACCTCAAGTCATGCCTTAATCAGGCGCAAGGGCCATTATCCCTTTATTTCGGAAGCGCGGAGCTGACTTGATCGGAGAGGAAGATCGGCAGTCAATGAATTATGCGGTACTCGACGTGGAAACGACCGGGACGAACGCCTCGGAAGATGATCTCATACAAATCGGCCTCGTGCTGATGGACGAAGAGTTCAATGTCGTGCAGACACTGAACTCTTTCGTGCGTCCAAGCATCCCGATCCCCGCCTTCATCACCCAGCTGACAGGCATCGACGACGAAATGGTGCGGGACGCTCCGGAGCCGGACGACCTGCTGCTGGAGCTCATTCCGCTGCTGAATGATGCGGTGCTGGTCGGGCATAACGTCGGCTTTGACGCCGGCTTCCTTAATATGGCGCTCGACCGCGCCGGCTATTCGCCGTTCACCGGCCGCAGGCTCGATACGGTCGAGCTGCTGCGCATGCTGTTCCCGTCGCTCCCGTCGTACCAGCTCGGGGCCGTCTCGGAGCAGTTCGGCATCCGTCACGACCAGCATCACCGGGCGGACAGCGACGCGATGGCGACGGCGATCCTGTTTTCGGAATGCCTGAAGAAGCTCCGGGAGCTGCCGCTGCTGACGGTGCAGCATCTGGCGTCCTTCATCCAGGACGGCGACCTCGGCTGGATGCTGTCGCTGGAGCTTGAGGCCAAGCAGCTGCGCTCCGCGCTCGACACGGAATCCCACAAGTACTATCGGGGCGTGGCGATGAAGGCCGGCGACTGGACGGAGGAGGAGCCCGCCCGCGAGGAGGATGCCTCTAATCCGCTCACGGACGCCAGCTTCGAGGATTACTTGGAGATGGTCAAGACGGGCTTCGAGACGCTGTTCCCCGACTACGAGGAGCGCGAGGCGCAGACGTCGATGTTCCGGGAGGTCAACGACGCCTTCGAGAACAACCGGCATCTGCTGATCGAGGCGGGCACCGGTACGGGCAAATCGCTCGGCTATCTCATTCCTTCGCTCTATTTCGGAATCAAAAACGAGCGCAAGATCGTCATAAGCACGCACACGATCAATCTGCAGGAGCAGCTTCGCCAACGCGACCTGCCGCTGCTGCGCGACGTGCTGCCGTTCAAGTTCCGCGCGAGCGTCTTCAAGGGCCGGGGCAACTACATGTGCCTGCGCAAGTTCGAGACGCGGCTGCAGACGCTGGAGCTGGCCGCGGGCGGAGAAGAGCGCCAGACCGCTTCGCAGATGCTCGTCTGGCTCGGCGAGACGGAGACGGGCGACCAGGAGGAGCTGAGCTTCGGCAACCGTGGAGCGGAGTTCTGGAATTCGGTCTCGAGCGACGCCGATTCCTGCCTCAACCGCGCCTGTCCTTGGTTCAAGCGCTGCTTCTACCACCGGGCCAAGCAGGAGTCCAATCTCGCCGACGTCGTCATCACGAACCACTCGCTGCTGTTCACCGACATCCGCGCCGACCACCGGCTGCTGCCGTCCTACGACTATCTCGTCATCGACGAGGGCCATCAGCTCGAAGAAGTTGCCGGCAAGCATCTGGGCCAGCAGCTCGGCTTCTACGGCTTCTTGAATCTGGCGAACCGTCTGGCCAAGGACTCGAGGAACGGCCTGCTGCCCCAGCTGCGGATGCAGATCCAGGGCGAGGATGCCGACGAGGTGTCCAAATGGACCGAGCAGCTCGACGAGGTCATCCCGCGCTTCGGCTCGCTCAAGGATACGTGGGAAAAGCTGTTCGAGCTGCTGCAGGCGCTCGCATCGCCGAGCGCCGGAGGCGGCGCGGCCGAGGCGGGACAGACGATCCTGCGGCTCAAGCCGGGAGCGCTCCCGAAGGCATGGGAAGCGATCGAGTTCGAGGAGTCGCTGTTTTTCAAGGAAATGAACCAAGTCGTCAAGGTGCTGGACAAGATGAGCTCGGACATGAAGGACAAGCTCGACGACCTGTCGCTGCAAGGCATGATTACGGATCTGGCCGGGGCCGTCAAGGACGCCGGGCGGATCCGCGACGAGCTCAAGGTGTTCGTGCGCGCGGACAAGCCGGAGATGGTGTACTGGATCGAGTCGTATCAGAGCGCGAGGACGAAGAGCGTGCAGCTCCATACGGTGCCGGCCGACGTAAGCGCGCAGATCAAGGAGCATTTTTTCGACAGCAAGAAAAGCGTCGTCATCACGTCGGCGACGCTCACCGTCGGCAAGACGTTCCAATACGCGGCCGAGCAGCTCGGACTGGGCCTCGGCGACGAGCGCCGGGCGCGCACGGTGCAGCTGCCGTCGCCGTTCCAGTACCGCTCGCAGGCGCTCGTCATGATCCCGAGGGATTTCCCCAAGGTGAAGGGAGCCGCGGCCGATCCGGCCTACTTGGCCAAGCTGGTCGGCTCGCTGGCCGCGTCGGCGATCGAGACGGGCGGTCGGATGCTCGTGCTGTTCACCAGCTACAGGATGCTCAAGGAAGTCTACGAACCGCTGCGCGAAGCGCTTGCCGGAGCGGGCATCCAGGTGCTCGGCCAAGGCGTGGACAGCAGCAACCGCAGCAAGCTGACGCGGCTGTTCCGCCAGCAGCCGGCTTCGGTGCTGCTCGGGACGAGCAGCTTCTGGGAAGGCGTGGACATTCCCGGCGACGCGCTCGTCTGCCTCGCGATCGTGAGGCTGCCGTTCCAGCCGCCGAACCATCCGCTGCAGGAGGCCAAGGCGGAGCTGCTGCAGGAGGCGGGACAGAACCCGTTCATGAAGCTGTCGGTGCCGCAGGCGGTCATCCGCTTCAAGCAGGGCTTCGGCCGGCTCATCCGCACCACCCGCGACAAGGGCATCGTGCTGCTGTACGATACGCGCGTCATCGACACGTTTTACGGAAAGCACTTCCTCTATTCGCTGCCAGGGCCTAAAATTGAAACGATGCATGCCGAGCAGTTCACCTCCCGCATGAGGGAGTGGCTGCAAAACGAACCGAAGGAGGCCGAGCAGCCATGAGCAAGCAGGGCAAACCGATATCCGAGGCCGTCGTGCGGAGGCTGCCGGTCTATCTGCAGGTGCTGAACGACCTGCATGTGCGCGACGTGCAGACCGTGAGCAGCCAGGAGCTCGGGCGCAAGCTCGATCTCAATCCCGCCCAGATCCGCAAGGATCTGGCCTACTTCGGCGAATTCGGACGCAAGGGCGTCGGCTACGACGTCAACTATCTGATCGAGAAGATCCGCGGCATCCTCAAGCTCGACCAGCCGATGAAGGTCGCGCTCGCAGGGGCGGGCAACCTCGGCCACGCGCTGTGCAACTACAGCAGCTACGTCAAGGACAACATGAAGATCACGGCCGTGTTCGACGCGAGCCCGGCCAAGATCGGCAAGCGCATCAACCGGCTCGAGGTGCTGCCGATCGAGCTTCTTCAAGAAAAGGTGCGAGAGGACGGCATCCAGATCGGCATCATCACGGTGCCGGCCGCAGAAGCGCAGAATGTCGCCGACCGGTTCATCGAAGCGGGCGTGACGGGCATCCTCAACTTCGCGCCGGTCGTGCTCAAGGCTCCGGACAAGGTCCGGATCCATTACGCCGACTTCACGACGCAGCTGCTGAGCTTGGCCTATTACATGGATAAGGACGGGACGGATGAACATGAGCAAATGGTGGATTGAGAACGGAACCTTCGTCACGATGGACGAAGCCCAGCCGGTCGTGCGCGGGCATATGGTCGTCGACGGCGACCGGATCGCCTATATCGGGGAGGAGCGTCCGCAGGATGCCGACGACATCGCCGTCCGGATCGACGGCAGCCGCCGCATCTATATGCCGGGACTCATCAACACCCACGGCCATGCGGCGATGTCGCTGCTGCGCGGCTACTCGGACGACGAGGCGCTGCAGACCTGGCTGCAGGACTACATGTGGCCGATGGAGGCGAAATTCACGGACGCCGATGTCAAGTGGGGGACATCGCTGGCCGTGCTGGAGATGCTCAAGAGCGGCACGACGACGTTCGTCGACATGTACGACCGGATGGACCAGGTCGCCCGGGTCGTCGAGCAGTCCGGCATGCGCGGGGTGCTGATGCGCGGCGCGATCGGACTCTGTCCGGAAGAGGTGCAGCGCGAGAAGCTGGCGGAAGCGGTCCAGTTCGCCAAGGACTGGAACGGCGCCGCGGACGGCCGCATCATGACGATGATGAGCCCTCATGCGCCTTATACATGCCCGCCGGCGTTCATCGAGTCGTTCGTGCAGGCGGCGCATGACCTCGACCTGCCGATGCACACGCATATGTCCGAGACGCAGGCCGAGGTCGAGCAGAACGTGCGCGAGTACGGCCTGCGCCCGGTCGCTCATCTCGACCGCCTCGGCCTGTTCTCCCGTCCGAGCTTCGTCGCCCATGCGGTGCATCTGACGGACGAGGAGATCGCGCTGCTCGCCGAGCGGGGCGTCGCCGTCTCGCATAATCCGGCCAGCAACCTGAAGCTCGCGAGCGGCGTGGCGCGCGTGCCGGAGCTGCTCAAGGCGGGCGTCGCCGTCTCGCTCGGCACGGACAGCGCGGCGAGCAACAACAACCTCGATCTGTTCGACGAGATCCGCCTTGCCGCGCTCATCCACAAAGGCGTCAGCGGCGATCCGACCGTCATGCCGGCGCATCAGGCGCTGCAGCTCGCGACGCTCGGCGGCGCGGCGACGATCCGTCAGCCCGAGCTGGGCGCGCTGCAGGCCGGCCTCAAGGCCGACTTCATCGCGCTCGACGCCGACCAGCCGCATTTCTACCCGCGGACGGACCTCGTATCCCACCTGGTTTATGCCGCTTCGGGACGCGACGTGCGCGACGTCTGGGTCGACGGGCGCCAAGTCGTGCAAGGCGGCGTCTGCCTGCTGCTGGATGAGGAGAAGATCCTGGCCGAAGCCGAAGCCTGCTACCGCAGGCTCGCCGGAGCCTGATGGCCCGCAGCCGCAGCCCTCGCTGGTACTTTACCCGCCGGGGCTGGACGGTCGTCGCGCTGCTGATGCTGGCGGTGCTGGCGGTGCTG encodes:
- the dinG gene encoding ATP-dependent DNA helicase DinG is translated as MNYAVLDVETTGTNASEDDLIQIGLVLMDEEFNVVQTLNSFVRPSIPIPAFITQLTGIDDEMVRDAPEPDDLLLELIPLLNDAVLVGHNVGFDAGFLNMALDRAGYSPFTGRRLDTVELLRMLFPSLPSYQLGAVSEQFGIRHDQHHRADSDAMATAILFSECLKKLRELPLLTVQHLASFIQDGDLGWMLSLELEAKQLRSALDTESHKYYRGVAMKAGDWTEEEPAREEDASNPLTDASFEDYLEMVKTGFETLFPDYEEREAQTSMFREVNDAFENNRHLLIEAGTGTGKSLGYLIPSLYFGIKNERKIVISTHTINLQEQLRQRDLPLLRDVLPFKFRASVFKGRGNYMCLRKFETRLQTLELAAGGEERQTASQMLVWLGETETGDQEELSFGNRGAEFWNSVSSDADSCLNRACPWFKRCFYHRAKQESNLADVVITNHSLLFTDIRADHRLLPSYDYLVIDEGHQLEEVAGKHLGQQLGFYGFLNLANRLAKDSRNGLLPQLRMQIQGEDADEVSKWTEQLDEVIPRFGSLKDTWEKLFELLQALASPSAGGGAAEAGQTILRLKPGALPKAWEAIEFEESLFFKEMNQVVKVLDKMSSDMKDKLDDLSLQGMITDLAGAVKDAGRIRDELKVFVRADKPEMVYWIESYQSARTKSVQLHTVPADVSAQIKEHFFDSKKSVVITSATLTVGKTFQYAAEQLGLGLGDERRARTVQLPSPFQYRSQALVMIPRDFPKVKGAAADPAYLAKLVGSLAASAIETGGRMLVLFTSYRMLKEVYEPLREALAGAGIQVLGQGVDSSNRSKLTRLFRQQPASVLLGTSSFWEGVDIPGDALVCLAIVRLPFQPPNHPLQEAKAELLQEAGQNPFMKLSVPQAVIRFKQGFGRLIRTTRDKGIVLLYDTRVIDTFYGKHFLYSLPGPKIETMHAEQFTSRMREWLQNEPKEAEQP
- a CDS encoding amidohydrolase, which codes for MNMSKWWIENGTFVTMDEAQPVVRGHMVVDGDRIAYIGEERPQDADDIAVRIDGSRRIYMPGLINTHGHAAMSLLRGYSDDEALQTWLQDYMWPMEAKFTDADVKWGTSLAVLEMLKSGTTTFVDMYDRMDQVARVVEQSGMRGVLMRGAIGLCPEEVQREKLAEAVQFAKDWNGAADGRIMTMMSPHAPYTCPPAFIESFVQAAHDLDLPMHTHMSETQAEVEQNVREYGLRPVAHLDRLGLFSRPSFVAHAVHLTDEEIALLAERGVAVSHNPASNLKLASGVARVPELLKAGVAVSLGTDSAASNNNLDLFDEIRLAALIHKGVSGDPTVMPAHQALQLATLGGAATIRQPELGALQAGLKADFIALDADQPHFYPRTDLVSHLVYAASGRDVRDVWVDGRQVVQGGVCLLLDEEKILAEAEACYRRLAGA
- the bshA gene encoding N-acetyl-alpha-D-glucosaminyl L-malate synthase BshA — translated: MSRKLKIGITCYPTLGGSGVVATELGKLLAERGHEIHFITHSIPFRLGQFHKNIFYHEVEVNQYYVFRYPPYDLSLASKMAQVAAMQNLDLLHVHYAVPHAVCAFLAKQMMNGSGLKTVTTLHGTDITVLAQDESLKSLIRLAINESDAVTAVSKDLIRETRELMDITRDIDLTYNFVDKRVYYPRNTGTMRSDYALPQEKILMHISNFRPVKRVSDVIDIFRRVNEHVPSKLLLVGEGPELSRIQFQIQEMGLESRVHFLGKQEDVAQIISLADLLLLPSEKESFGLVALEAMGCGVPTIGSNAGGIPELVAHEQTGFLSAVGDTADMARNAVRLLTNEAMYEQFREACIKRSCEEFCNDRITLEYEKIYYRVLGLETELPVPTCRG
- the panB gene encoding 3-methyl-2-oxobutanoate hydroxymethyltransferase, whose product is MKQALTVTKLQRMKKEGVPITMLTAYDYPSAKLAEEAGVDTILVGDSLGNVVLGYDTTVPVTLEDMIYHARSVARGAANTFRIVDMPFMTARVSRELTLQGAARLMQEGHAHSVKIEGGAEVAEQVKACVDAGIPVIGHIGLTPQSVHQMGGYKIQGKLEAEAARLLDDALALQQAGAYAVVLELVLGPLADDISSKLDIPTIGIGAGAGCDGQVLVYHDVIQYASPYTPKKFVKTYADVGSQIREALGGYVEDVKARRFPAEEHTFGIAAAQPAAVYGGGSK
- the panD gene encoding aspartate 1-decarboxylase, giving the protein MQRIMMKSKLHRATVTEANLNYVGSITIDEDLMDAADLWANEKVQIVNNNNGARLETYIIPGPRASGVICLNGAAARLVQPGDKIIIISYASMEEAEARTYRPRVVILDERNQPAEVMDHEVHAVIR
- a CDS encoding tetratricopeptide repeat protein encodes the protein MFEPMFAVMNEMLDDIMLRCPGCSPDEREQLLKQLIHLRSASDQFIEEWLAFEEKLADFQDAYPQEAAAAGFHGPAGLPRDAAPQSGRNGRSRGGAHEPTSRLGKAKLPLMQEPPELGGSPAYGGGGYPPTAWGHAAADAPRPATDEEIAACVAKGQGYFNLFMFPQAIGQFQEAVWLAPEFNLARLYLAMSLMHTKQWSDAELHFKLLATLSEHPRWQAISFNALGCIQAVRLNMELAERLFRQALKMDPSFEDPAINLKSCLNQAQGPLSLYFGSAELT
- a CDS encoding biotin--[acetyl-CoA-carboxylase] ligase — encoded protein: MDLDRLLELFEESAGRFRSGEEVSRELGVSRTAVWKGIRRLQEQGVEFEASRKLGYRLVGRPEALDAESIGALLRTESFGRRLVVLDKVDSTQNVAQQLALQGAEEGTLVIAEQQLSGRGRMGRGWVSPYGKGLWMSLVLRPQLPVGSAPQLTLLTAVALCRALRGETGLDIGIKWPNDLLVGGRKLSGILLESAAEDERLRHVVAGIGISVNLSEADYPPELLDKAVSLRMAAGRMFSRGELAAAFLLEWERLYRLYVEEGFGPVRLLWEALSVSLHREMSLRTPQGELVATPLGLHESGALLVRLPDGTERTLFSAEMGEPVGT
- a CDS encoding redox-sensing transcriptional repressor Rex, which produces MSKQGKPISEAVVRRLPVYLQVLNDLHVRDVQTVSSQELGRKLDLNPAQIRKDLAYFGEFGRKGVGYDVNYLIEKIRGILKLDQPMKVALAGAGNLGHALCNYSSYVKDNMKITAVFDASPAKIGKRINRLEVLPIELLQEKVREDGIQIGIITVPAAEAQNVADRFIEAGVTGILNFAPVVLKAPDKVRIHYADFTTQLLSLAYYMDKDGTDEHEQMVD
- a CDS encoding CCA tRNA nucleotidyltransferase, producing the protein MPRMSGVSRLDPQMQAALPVLLRLEEACYEGVFVGGCVRDLLLGLPLHDVDIASSATPAEAMELFPDAIPTGLQHGTVTVRHGGRLYELTTYRTDGEYADSRRPDKVEFVRSLEQDLQRRDFTVNAMAMDRSGRLIDPFGGQADLQRKTLRAVGTAGERFAEDALRLVRGIRFASVYGLSFAPSAWRGLIASREGLRQIAMERIGAELDKLLAGGGLARGAALLAASGLASRFKEPLPSLAGAAAACSARGGALAASMQAASRLQRPDDGWAALHLLLKQTPEQARQSFATLRFSTARQERLAAVLSVHGGLLRLDGAAGRVEMARLVLELGEDAVRHGLSFLAEAEKTGLAPHLFAGGEAPSTGRLIGWLEELPARSLKELAIDGRRLQHELGRRPGPWMGLLLKRLLEAVMLGEVPNEAEALAMLAASWMEGE
- the panC gene encoding pantoate--beta-alanine ligase codes for the protein MSVLTQAKPKTPIVARTVAELKGLLRERREQAPGLQTGLVPTMGYLHDGHGSLIRRSAAENGLTVLSIFVNPLQFGPTEDLDRYPRDEARDLEVARREGADIVFLPSVEEMYPRRPRTRVLVSGVTEALCGASRPGHFDGVGTVVAKLFHLVAPTRAYFGLKDAQQVAVVRQMADDLNFDVEIVPCPTLRERDGLALSSRNVYLSPEQRAEALVLSRTLSKAKEWAEEPGMTAGELQRRAREEIARSPLADIDYAELRLYPSLEAIPSERQLSGVLLQSEALLALAVKFGGTRLIDNAIFPKKGA